The following proteins come from a genomic window of Corallococcus sp. NCRR:
- a CDS encoding esterase/lipase family protein — translation MNPFVMQYRKLKCQLKYLASYVDLDPRGNQVVRRTDFKHCQKPVLLLHGFFSTRRVLEVLEHRLRREGYCVWSIHLGGTMDRFNTHRIDELARKVQGKVDRLYERHPGMGPLTIIGHSKGGLIGTYYVKRLGGDTRVKSLITLGTPHKGTRMAYLGCATLGWFSRSMWQLTPTSRFIKELSVGAFPRHVRLVSIYSREDVIARYPSSVLDVEGQPNVFNVELPGVVPHGELLTRRAVWEVIQRELALGYVDGPVATPVAALASPPLPVALPTAAAASP, via the coding sequence ATGAATCCGTTCGTGATGCAGTACCGGAAGCTGAAGTGCCAGTTGAAGTACCTGGCCAGCTACGTGGATCTGGATCCACGCGGCAACCAGGTCGTGCGCCGCACGGACTTCAAGCACTGCCAGAAGCCGGTGCTCCTGTTGCACGGCTTCTTCAGCACGCGCCGCGTCCTGGAGGTGCTGGAGCACCGCCTGCGCCGCGAGGGCTACTGCGTCTGGTCCATCCACCTGGGTGGCACCATGGACCGCTTCAACACGCACCGCATCGACGAGCTGGCGCGCAAGGTCCAGGGCAAGGTGGACCGGCTCTACGAGCGCCACCCGGGCATGGGGCCGCTCACCATCATCGGCCACTCCAAGGGCGGCCTCATCGGCACGTACTACGTGAAGCGGCTGGGCGGGGACACGCGCGTCAAAAGCCTCATCACCCTGGGCACGCCGCACAAGGGCACGCGCATGGCCTACCTGGGCTGCGCGACGCTGGGCTGGTTCAGCCGCAGCATGTGGCAGCTCACGCCGACGTCGCGCTTCATCAAGGAATTGAGCGTGGGCGCCTTCCCGCGCCACGTGCGGCTCGTGTCCATCTACTCGCGTGAGGACGTCATCGCGCGCTACCCCTCGTCCGTGCTGGACGTGGAGGGCCAGCCCAACGTCTTCAACGTGGAGCTGCCCGGCGTGGTGCCCCACGGCGAGCTGCTCACGCGCCGGGCCGTGTGGGAGGTCATCCAGCGCGAGCTGGCCCTGGGCTATGTTGACGGCCCCGTGGCCACACCCGTCGCCGCGCTTGCATCCCCTCCCCTTCCGGTGGCCCTGCCCACCGCCGCCGCCGCCAGCCCCTGA
- a CDS encoding AI-2E family transporter translates to MSPPVEATAPDERRKRLLLLAGLWVAIAVTLFALRSVVMPFAGAALIAYLVQPLVARITRLKVAGRSVPRWVAILLIYAGFFLAVYLFFVALVPQLYREVARISREMAAFASALTPEHVQGLAQRSEEWLNTYGIPVALSDRAMEGAAGTSGGFSLALDLEQMLTDAVARVTSLVKENLADIVNVSRRIVTEVLTGVFMLFFILMVAAFFSIDAQAIRRYFGTLIPAEFLPDAKTLVARIDKSLSGVVRGQVTICLVNGGLTLVGLLLFGVKFAFLLATIATLFSLIPIFGTIISSVPIVLIALADGFQKGVALLLWIIGIHALEAYFLNPKIMGEAARIHPVVVAFSLIAGEKLFGLWGALFAVPVASIAVACFDYARLKAQPPPLVAATAQQTVASTDAAPAA, encoded by the coding sequence ATGTCGCCGCCCGTGGAAGCCACCGCCCCCGACGAACGCCGCAAGCGCCTGCTCCTCCTCGCCGGGTTGTGGGTGGCCATCGCGGTGACGCTCTTCGCCCTGCGCTCGGTGGTGATGCCCTTCGCGGGCGCGGCGCTCATCGCGTACCTGGTGCAGCCGCTGGTGGCGCGCATCACCCGGCTGAAGGTAGCCGGCCGCTCCGTGCCGCGCTGGGTGGCCATCCTGCTCATCTACGCGGGGTTCTTCCTGGCGGTGTACCTCTTCTTCGTCGCGCTGGTGCCGCAGCTCTACCGCGAGGTGGCGCGCATCAGCCGGGAGATGGCCGCCTTCGCCAGCGCGCTCACGCCGGAGCACGTGCAGGGGCTCGCGCAGCGCTCGGAGGAGTGGCTCAACACGTACGGCATCCCCGTGGCCCTGTCGGACCGGGCCATGGAGGGCGCGGCGGGCACGTCCGGCGGCTTCAGCCTGGCGCTGGACCTGGAGCAGATGCTCACGGACGCGGTAGCCCGCGTGACGTCGCTCGTGAAGGAGAACCTGGCGGACATCGTCAACGTGTCGCGCCGCATCGTCACGGAGGTGCTCACCGGCGTCTTCATGCTGTTCTTCATCCTGATGGTCGCCGCGTTCTTCTCCATCGACGCGCAGGCCATCCGCCGCTACTTCGGCACGCTCATCCCCGCGGAGTTCCTGCCGGACGCGAAGACGCTGGTGGCGCGCATCGACAAGTCGCTGTCCGGCGTGGTGCGCGGACAGGTCACCATCTGCCTGGTGAACGGCGGCCTCACGCTGGTGGGCCTGCTGCTGTTCGGCGTGAAGTTCGCCTTCCTGCTGGCCACCATCGCCACGCTCTTCAGCCTCATCCCCATCTTCGGCACCATCATCAGCTCGGTCCCCATCGTCCTCATCGCGCTGGCGGACGGCTTCCAGAAGGGCGTCGCGCTCCTGTTGTGGATCATCGGCATCCACGCGCTGGAGGCGTACTTCCTCAACCCGAAGATCATGGGCGAGGCCGCGCGCATCCACCCCGTGGTGGTGGCCTTCTCCCTCATCGCGGGCGAGAAGCTCTTCGGCCTCTGGGGCGCGCTGTTCGCGGTGCCGGTGGCCTCCATCGCGGTGGCCTGCTTCGACTATGCGCGCCTCAAGGCGCAGCCGCCCCCGCTGGTGGCCGCGACGGCCCAGCAGACGGTCGCCTCCACGGACGCCGCCCCCGCCGCCTGA
- a CDS encoding ATP-binding protein, translating to MPPSPSPAPDYRSLFEAAPNPYLVLTPEFVIVAVTDAYLRVTRTRREDILGRDIFDVFPGNPEDPLATGVANLRASLERAVKTRAPDAMAVQKYDLPRPAEAGGGFEPRYWSPLNTPVFGEDGEVRHVIHRVEDVTDFIRLKHLDEEQSRQHAELRARADEMEGEIFRRAQQIQEANQQLRVANEQLGELDRLKSEFFANVSHEFRTPLTLMLGPTEDLLAGRAGPLSDEVRKEMERVHRNAGRLLKLVNALLDLSKLEAGPKEERFAPTDLAALTKDAASSFRSAMERAGLKLTVDCPPLSQPVYVAPDLWEQIVLNLVSNAFKFTLQGGVTLRLREHGQRVRLEVEDTGSGIPAHELPRLFERFHRVTGSPSRTVEGSGIGLALVQEFARLHGGAVSARSTEGEGSVFTVELPLGHAHLPQERIRTTARPRSAAREATSAYVEEALLWGSAKPKDRTQSSHHQHPVSSNGHGVAPAPRARILLVDDNRDMRDYIQRVLSSEYDVEVATDGQKGLEAALARPPDLVLSDVMMPKLDGMGLLRALRAAPTTRELPILLLSAKAGEEATVQGLASGADDYLVKPFSAGELLARIASNLKLARMRGEMADERARAEGLAEALRARDDFLSVAAHELRTPLAAFQLHLELVERGLGRDAPPKALERLKQARSFIRRLAMLVDVLMDVSQITSGRMKLTRTDVDLGDLLVEVTRFAEEEARRDGTPLTVDVKGPVLGTFDPSRISQVVHNLVANALKFGRGRPVDVSLQPDGEVVRLCVVDHGIGIKPEDRERIFERFERAVSTHHYGGLGLGLWVSRQVVEAHQGRIDVEDTPGGGTTFRVTLPLRDPPVDMASGLAS from the coding sequence ATGCCCCCCAGCCCCTCACCGGCCCCGGACTACCGGAGCCTGTTCGAAGCCGCGCCCAACCCGTACCTGGTGCTGACGCCGGAGTTCGTCATCGTCGCGGTGACGGACGCGTACCTGCGTGTCACGCGGACGCGGCGCGAGGACATCCTGGGCCGCGACATCTTCGACGTCTTCCCGGGCAACCCCGAGGACCCGCTGGCCACCGGAGTGGCCAACCTGCGCGCGTCCCTGGAGCGCGCGGTGAAGACGCGCGCCCCGGACGCGATGGCGGTCCAGAAGTATGACCTCCCCCGGCCCGCGGAGGCCGGCGGCGGGTTCGAGCCGCGCTACTGGAGCCCGCTGAACACCCCGGTGTTTGGCGAGGACGGCGAGGTGCGCCACGTCATCCACCGCGTGGAGGACGTCACCGACTTCATCCGCCTGAAGCACCTGGACGAGGAGCAGAGCCGCCAGCACGCCGAGCTGCGCGCCCGCGCGGACGAGATGGAGGGCGAAATCTTCCGGCGCGCCCAGCAGATTCAAGAGGCCAACCAACAGCTGCGCGTGGCGAACGAGCAGCTGGGCGAACTGGACCGGCTCAAGTCGGAGTTCTTCGCCAACGTCAGCCACGAGTTCCGCACGCCGCTGACGCTGATGCTGGGCCCCACGGAGGACCTGCTCGCCGGGCGCGCGGGCCCCCTGTCGGACGAGGTCCGCAAGGAGATGGAGCGGGTGCACCGCAACGCCGGGCGCCTGCTCAAGCTGGTGAACGCGCTCCTGGACCTGTCGAAGCTGGAGGCGGGCCCCAAGGAGGAGCGCTTCGCGCCCACGGACCTGGCCGCGCTGACGAAGGACGCGGCGTCCAGCTTCCGCTCCGCCATGGAGCGCGCGGGCCTCAAGCTCACGGTGGACTGCCCGCCCTTGTCCCAGCCCGTCTACGTGGCTCCGGACCTGTGGGAGCAGATCGTCCTCAACCTGGTCTCCAACGCGTTCAAGTTCACGCTCCAGGGCGGCGTCACGCTGCGCCTGCGCGAGCACGGGCAGCGGGTGAGGCTGGAGGTGGAGGACACCGGCTCGGGCATCCCCGCGCATGAGCTGCCCCGCCTCTTCGAGCGCTTCCACCGCGTGACGGGCTCGCCGTCGCGCACGGTGGAGGGCAGCGGCATCGGGCTCGCGCTGGTGCAGGAGTTCGCCAGGCTGCACGGCGGCGCCGTGTCCGCGCGCAGCACCGAGGGCGAGGGCAGCGTCTTCACCGTGGAGCTGCCCCTGGGGCATGCGCACCTGCCCCAGGAGCGCATCCGCACCACCGCCCGGCCGCGCTCCGCGGCGCGCGAGGCCACGTCCGCCTACGTCGAGGAGGCGCTGCTGTGGGGCAGCGCGAAGCCCAAGGACCGCACGCAGTCCTCGCACCACCAGCACCCGGTGTCCTCGAACGGCCACGGGGTGGCCCCGGCGCCCCGCGCGCGCATCCTGCTGGTGGACGACAACCGGGACATGCGCGACTACATCCAGCGCGTGCTCTCCTCCGAGTACGACGTGGAGGTGGCCACGGACGGCCAGAAGGGCCTGGAGGCCGCGCTGGCCCGGCCGCCGGACCTGGTGCTGTCGGACGTGATGATGCCGAAGCTGGACGGCATGGGCCTCTTGAGGGCCCTGCGCGCCGCGCCCACCACGCGCGAGCTGCCCATCCTGCTCCTGTCCGCGAAGGCCGGTGAAGAGGCCACGGTGCAGGGCCTGGCGTCCGGCGCGGACGACTACCTGGTGAAGCCCTTCTCCGCGGGCGAGCTGCTCGCGCGCATCGCGTCCAACCTGAAGCTCGCGAGGATGCGCGGTGAGATGGCCGACGAGCGCGCCCGCGCGGAAGGGCTGGCCGAAGCGCTGCGCGCCCGGGACGACTTCCTCTCCGTGGCGGCGCACGAGCTGCGCACGCCGCTGGCGGCCTTCCAGCTGCACCTGGAGCTGGTGGAGCGCGGCCTGGGCCGGGACGCGCCGCCCAAGGCGCTGGAGCGGCTGAAGCAGGCCCGGTCCTTCATCCGGCGCCTGGCGATGCTCGTGGACGTGCTGATGGACGTGTCGCAAATCACCAGCGGCCGGATGAAGCTCACCCGCACGGACGTGGACCTGGGCGACCTGCTGGTGGAGGTGACGCGCTTCGCGGAGGAGGAGGCGCGCCGTGACGGCACGCCGCTCACCGTGGACGTGAAGGGCCCGGTGCTGGGCACCTTCGACCCGTCACGCATCTCGCAGGTGGTGCACAACCTGGTCGCCAACGCGCTGAAGTTCGGCCGGGGCCGCCCGGTGGACGTGTCGCTTCAGCCCGACGGTGAGGTGGTGCGGCTGTGCGTGGTGGACCACGGCATCGGCATCAAGCCGGAGGACCGCGAGCGCATCTTCGAGCGCTTCGAGCGCGCCGTGTCCACGCACCACTACGGCGGCCTGGGCCTGGGGCTCTGGGTGTCGCGCCAGGTGGTGGAGGCGCACCAGGGCCGCATCGACGTGGAGGACACGCCGGGCGGCGGCACCACCTTCCGCGTGACGCTGCCCTTGAGGGACCCGCCGGTGGACATGGCCAGCGGGCTGGCCAGCTGA
- the rho gene encoding transcription termination factor Rho gives MAKARSPREKVVEPAFTEEKPRRKRAAAKEAEKPAPRSRRAPARREEAPAEEAEAPEVAAEAPRPVLTPISRPVRDDELQELRGTEEEAPAEEAAPAAPQESAEGPAITEVERDGTPMQVIKLNDLKRMKIVDLAKMAHDTGIEGYQGLKKQDLIFALLGGIADKRFEVHAEGVLELLSDGFGFLRSADSDYQPSPDDIYVSPSQVRRFNLRPGDTVTGPIRQPREGERFFALQKVDKVNFADPMSDAARERILFDNLTPLYPTRKLKLEHESSEMTTRIIDMFCPIGLGQRCLIVAPPKAGKTVLLQNIAHAISRNHPDVYLIVLLVDERPEEVTDMERSVRGEVVSSTFDEPATRHVQVAEMVIDKAKRLVEQKYDVCILLDSITRLARAYNTVVPASGKILSGGVDANALHKPKRFFGAARNIEEGGSLTIIGTALIDTGSRMDEVIFEEFKGTGNSEIVLDRKLMEKRIFPTLDINKSGTRKEELLLSQADLVRITALRQVLHPFTPIDAMEFVLKHMRPTAANAEFLGSMNR, from the coding sequence ATGGCCAAAGCCCGTTCCCCCCGAGAGAAGGTAGTCGAGCCCGCGTTCACCGAGGAGAAGCCCCGGCGCAAGCGCGCGGCGGCGAAGGAGGCTGAGAAGCCCGCTCCCCGGTCGCGCCGTGCGCCGGCGCGTCGTGAAGAGGCTCCCGCCGAGGAGGCCGAGGCCCCCGAGGTCGCCGCGGAAGCGCCCCGCCCGGTGCTCACGCCCATCTCCCGTCCCGTGCGCGACGACGAGCTCCAGGAGCTGCGCGGCACGGAGGAGGAGGCGCCCGCCGAGGAGGCCGCTCCGGCCGCCCCGCAGGAGTCCGCGGAGGGCCCCGCCATCACGGAGGTCGAGCGCGACGGCACCCCGATGCAGGTCATCAAGCTCAATGACCTGAAGCGGATGAAGATTGTCGACCTGGCGAAGATGGCCCACGACACGGGCATCGAGGGCTACCAGGGGCTGAAGAAGCAGGACCTCATCTTCGCGCTGCTGGGCGGCATCGCCGACAAGCGCTTCGAGGTCCACGCGGAAGGCGTGCTGGAGCTCTTGAGCGACGGCTTCGGCTTCCTGCGCAGCGCGGACAGCGACTACCAGCCGTCCCCGGACGACATCTACGTGTCGCCGTCGCAGGTGCGCCGCTTCAACCTGCGGCCCGGCGATACGGTGACGGGCCCCATCCGCCAGCCCCGCGAGGGCGAGCGCTTCTTCGCGCTGCAGAAGGTGGACAAGGTCAACTTCGCGGACCCCATGTCGGACGCGGCGCGCGAGCGCATCCTGTTCGACAACCTCACGCCGCTCTATCCGACGCGCAAGCTCAAGCTGGAGCACGAGTCGTCGGAGATGACCACGCGCATCATCGACATGTTCTGCCCCATCGGCCTGGGCCAGCGCTGCCTCATCGTGGCGCCTCCGAAGGCCGGCAAGACGGTGCTCCTGCAGAACATCGCGCACGCCATCAGCCGCAACCACCCGGACGTCTACCTCATCGTGCTGCTCGTGGACGAGCGCCCGGAGGAGGTGACGGACATGGAGCGCAGCGTGCGCGGCGAGGTGGTGTCCTCCACCTTCGATGAGCCCGCCACGCGCCACGTGCAGGTGGCGGAGATGGTCATCGACAAGGCCAAGCGCCTGGTCGAGCAGAAGTACGACGTCTGCATCCTGCTGGACTCCATCACCCGTCTGGCGCGCGCCTACAACACGGTGGTGCCCGCGTCCGGCAAGATCCTCTCCGGCGGCGTGGACGCCAACGCGCTGCACAAGCCCAAGCGCTTCTTCGGCGCGGCCCGCAACATCGAAGAGGGCGGCAGCCTCACCATCATCGGCACGGCGCTCATCGACACCGGCAGCCGCATGGATGAAGTGATTTTCGAGGAGTTCAAGGGCACGGGTAACTCCGAAATCGTCCTGGACCGGAAGTTGATGGAGAAGCGCATCTTCCCAACGCTCGACATCAACAAATCCGGCACCCGCAAGGAGGAGTTGCTCTTGTCTCAGGCGGACCTGGTGCGCATTACGGCGTTGCGCCAGGTGCTCCACCCGTTCACCCCCATCGACGCGATGGAGTTCGTGCTCAAGCACATGCGTCCGACGGCGGCGAACGCGGAGTTCCTGGGCTCGATGAACCGGTAG
- the ligA gene encoding NAD-dependent DNA ligase LigA, protein MDTFPKAEARARALRQELAHHNHRYYVLDAPEISDAQYDTLMRELQGLEEQYPQLVTPDSPTQRVGGAAVEDFGQVVHTTQMLSLANIFDDAGLTEFDERIRKQTGLTQVGYVCEPKLDGLAISLRFENGRFVQGATRGDGTTGEDVTGNLRTIKSLPLELFPQDGVKVPRRLEVRGEVFIRKEDFRKLNEKREEAGESLFANPRNAAAGSLRQLDPRETAARPLSVYLYECVPGDGVPAFKTHTEKLEYLKTLGLPINRYQHADGADGVRQRYDESLKGRHALPFEVDGMVVKVDDEDLRRRLGQVSKSPRWAVAYKFPPEEESTTVEDIGIQVGRTGALTPVAHLKPVKVGGVTVSRATLHNEDELRRKNVRKGDTVFVRRAGDVIPEIVSVVLSKRPEDSQPFTFPTHCPVCGAVAAKDEDGAIIRCTGASCPAQLVEKVRHFASRLALDIEGLGDKLATQLVASGQVKAFADLFALTRDSLLKLERMGEKSADNLLASIAGSKDTTQRRFLYALGIRHVGDSTARALAEAFPDVKSLFTASLEDISRVKDVGPVMAQVIHTFFQEPQNQAAIQALLDAGVHPAPPAVATGGPFVGKTVVLTGTMERLAREQAKEEIERRGGKVSGSVSRKTDFVVAGEDAGSKLKKAQELGVRILDEQAFLKLLEGDVRA, encoded by the coding sequence GTGGACACCTTCCCGAAAGCCGAAGCCCGCGCCCGAGCGCTCCGCCAGGAGCTGGCCCACCACAACCACCGCTACTACGTGCTGGACGCGCCGGAAATCAGCGACGCCCAATACGACACGCTGATGCGTGAGCTCCAGGGGCTGGAGGAGCAGTACCCCCAGTTGGTGACGCCGGACTCGCCCACCCAGCGCGTGGGCGGCGCGGCGGTGGAGGACTTCGGGCAGGTGGTGCACACCACGCAGATGCTGTCCCTGGCGAACATCTTCGATGACGCCGGGCTCACGGAGTTCGACGAGCGCATCCGCAAGCAGACCGGCCTCACGCAGGTGGGCTACGTGTGCGAGCCCAAGCTGGACGGCCTGGCCATCTCCCTGAGGTTCGAAAACGGCCGCTTCGTGCAGGGCGCCACGCGCGGCGACGGCACCACCGGCGAGGACGTCACGGGCAACCTGCGCACCATCAAGAGCCTGCCCCTGGAGCTGTTCCCCCAGGACGGCGTGAAGGTGCCCCGGCGGCTGGAGGTGCGCGGCGAGGTCTTCATCCGCAAGGAGGACTTCCGCAAGCTCAACGAGAAGCGCGAGGAGGCGGGCGAGTCGCTCTTCGCCAACCCGCGCAACGCGGCCGCGGGCAGCCTGCGCCAGCTGGACCCCCGGGAGACCGCCGCCCGGCCCCTGTCCGTCTACCTGTACGAATGCGTGCCCGGCGACGGCGTGCCCGCCTTCAAGACGCACACGGAGAAGCTGGAGTACTTGAAGACGCTGGGCCTGCCCATCAACCGCTACCAGCACGCGGACGGGGCGGACGGCGTGCGCCAGCGCTACGACGAGTCGCTCAAGGGCCGCCACGCCCTGCCCTTCGAAGTGGACGGCATGGTGGTGAAGGTGGACGACGAGGACCTGCGCCGCCGCCTGGGCCAGGTGTCCAAGAGCCCGCGCTGGGCGGTGGCCTACAAGTTCCCGCCGGAGGAGGAGTCCACCACGGTGGAGGACATCGGCATCCAGGTGGGCCGCACGGGCGCGCTCACGCCGGTGGCGCACCTGAAGCCGGTGAAGGTGGGCGGCGTGACGGTGTCTCGCGCCACGCTGCACAACGAGGACGAATTGCGCCGCAAGAACGTGCGCAAGGGCGACACCGTCTTCGTGCGCCGCGCGGGTGACGTGATTCCGGAGATCGTCTCCGTGGTGCTGTCCAAGCGCCCGGAGGACTCCCAGCCCTTCACCTTCCCCACCCACTGCCCGGTGTGCGGCGCGGTGGCGGCCAAGGACGAGGACGGCGCCATCATCCGCTGCACGGGCGCGTCCTGCCCCGCGCAGCTGGTGGAGAAGGTGCGCCACTTCGCCAGCCGCCTCGCCCTGGACATCGAAGGCCTGGGGGACAAGCTGGCCACGCAGCTGGTGGCGTCCGGTCAGGTGAAGGCGTTCGCGGACCTGTTCGCGCTCACCCGGGACTCGCTGCTCAAGCTGGAGCGCATGGGGGAGAAGAGCGCGGACAACCTGCTGGCCTCCATCGCGGGCAGCAAGGACACCACCCAGCGCCGCTTCCTGTACGCGCTGGGCATCCGCCACGTGGGCGACTCCACGGCGCGCGCCCTGGCGGAGGCCTTCCCGGACGTGAAGTCGCTCTTCACGGCCAGCCTGGAGGACATCAGCCGGGTGAAGGACGTGGGCCCGGTGATGGCGCAGGTCATCCACACCTTCTTCCAGGAGCCCCAGAACCAGGCCGCCATCCAGGCCCTGCTGGACGCGGGCGTCCACCCGGCCCCCCCGGCGGTCGCCACGGGCGGCCCCTTCGTGGGCAAGACGGTGGTGCTCACCGGCACCATGGAGCGGCTCGCGCGCGAACAGGCCAAGGAGGAAATCGAACGGCGCGGCGGTAAGGTCTCCGGAAGTGTCTCGCGCAAGACCGATTTCGTCGTGGCCGGCGAGGACGCGGGCAGCAAGCTGAAGAAGGCGCAGGAATTGGGCGTAAGAATCCTGGATGAGCAGGCGTTCCTGAAGCTGCTAGAAGGGGACGTCAGAGCATGA
- a CDS encoding acylphosphatase → MSTQRRATLRIQGMVQGVSYRESARQEALRLGLSGWVRNRSDGSVEATVEGEPGALEDFIRWCHTGPRMARVTDVARTDGLASGEFRTFIVERTS, encoded by the coding sequence ATGAGCACGCAGCGCCGGGCGACCCTGCGCATCCAGGGCATGGTCCAGGGCGTCTCCTACCGGGAGAGCGCCCGCCAGGAGGCGCTGCGCCTTGGCCTGTCCGGCTGGGTGCGCAACCGGAGCGACGGCTCCGTGGAGGCCACGGTGGAAGGCGAACCGGGCGCGCTGGAAGACTTCATCCGCTGGTGTCACACGGGTCCCCGCATGGCGCGCGTCACGGACGTGGCGCGCACGGACGGGCTGGCCTCTGGCGAATTCCGCACCTTCATTGTGGAGCGCACATCATGA
- a CDS encoding DUF3052 family protein, with the protein MTPYALASLPAMLGIRSGTKVSVINPPRGFVQKLNPLPDGVEFLVTAQTGLDVILFFTSDATELVQRLPALSRATTLNGGIWVCWPAGEGVKTRLSEDFVRQAALDIGLVDNKICIIDETWTGLRLVRRPRGKLDKPEGRKQAPAQA; encoded by the coding sequence ATGACGCCCTACGCGCTGGCTTCCCTGCCGGCCATGCTGGGCATCCGGTCCGGCACCAAGGTTTCCGTCATCAACCCCCCGCGGGGCTTCGTGCAGAAGCTCAACCCGCTGCCGGACGGGGTGGAGTTCCTCGTCACGGCCCAGACGGGGCTGGACGTCATCCTCTTCTTCACCTCCGACGCCACGGAGCTGGTGCAGCGGCTGCCCGCGCTGTCGCGCGCCACCACCCTCAACGGCGGCATCTGGGTCTGCTGGCCCGCCGGCGAGGGCGTGAAGACGCGCCTGTCGGAGGACTTCGTGCGTCAGGCGGCGCTCGACATCGGCCTCGTGGACAACAAGATCTGCATCATCGACGAGACCTGGACCGGCCTCAGGCTGGTGCGCCGTCCGCGCGGCAAGCTGGACAAGCCCGAGGGGCGCAAGCAGGCCCCCGCCCAGGCCTGA